The following coding sequences lie in one Porphyromonas asaccharolytica DSM 20707 genomic window:
- the smpB gene encoding SsrA-binding protein SmpB gives MAKKGKQSARAINIRNKRATYDYELLDQYTAGIVLVGSEIKSIRAGKAALVDSYCYFSRGELWIKNMYIAEYSYASYNNHVERRERKLLLNRKELRKLEEEMKNPGQTIIPVRLFINERGLAKLVVALARGKKQYDKRAAIRDREDKRRLERAMRF, from the coding sequence ATGGCTAAGAAAGGCAAGCAATCCGCCCGAGCAATCAACATACGCAACAAGCGCGCTACCTATGACTATGAGCTCCTCGACCAGTACACCGCAGGCATCGTACTGGTCGGTAGTGAGATCAAGTCGATACGTGCGGGCAAAGCGGCTCTCGTGGATAGCTACTGCTACTTCTCGCGTGGTGAGCTGTGGATCAAGAATATGTATATAGCGGAGTACAGCTACGCTTCCTACAACAATCATGTGGAGCGACGGGAGCGCAAGCTGCTACTCAACCGCAAGGAGCTACGCAAGCTCGAGGAGGAGATGAAGAACCCTGGACAGACGATCATCCCCGTGCGGCTCTTTATCAATGAGCGTGGGCTCGCTAAGCTGGTCGTCGCACTGGCCCGAGGTAAGAAGCAGTACGACAAGCGCGCCGCTATACGCGACCGCGAGGACAAGCGACGCCTAGAGCGTGCTATGCGCTTCTGA
- the serS gene encoding serine--tRNA ligase, with amino-acid sequence MLTIKQILDDPQGVIERLAVKHFPAEEPIAAIIAQDKLRRDAQHKKDDSLAQQKVLSRSIGEKMKAGAREEAEQLKAEVQALKEISKEAEETMRQAEETMRQLLLSVPNLPHPDVPHGTSAEDNLCVATGGKMPHLENTAKLPHWELAKQYDLIDFELGVKITGAGFPVYKGRGARLQRALINFFLDRATAAGFQEVEPPIMVNEASGIGTGQLPDKEGQMYHAQLDNLYLIPTAEVPVTNIFRDVILEADQLPVCCTAYTPCFRREAGSYGKDVRGLNRLHQFDKVEIVSIDRPDHSWQQLDKMIAHVKSLVEELELPYRILRLCGGDLSFTSAMTYDFEVFSAAQERWLEVSSVSNFESYQANRLMCRYRDPEEGITLCHTLNGSALALPRIVAALLENNQTPEGIIIPEALRPYTGFDKID; translated from the coding sequence ATGCTTACCATCAAACAAATATTGGATGACCCACAGGGAGTCATCGAGCGGCTCGCCGTCAAGCACTTTCCCGCAGAAGAGCCCATAGCAGCCATCATCGCTCAGGACAAGCTAAGACGCGATGCGCAGCATAAGAAGGACGATAGCCTGGCTCAGCAAAAAGTCCTCTCACGCTCTATCGGTGAGAAGATGAAAGCGGGGGCTCGCGAGGAGGCTGAACAGCTCAAAGCTGAGGTGCAAGCACTCAAAGAGATCTCTAAGGAGGCGGAGGAGACTATGCGACAGGCTGAGGAGACCATGCGACAGCTCCTACTCTCGGTGCCTAATCTGCCACACCCCGATGTGCCACACGGTACCTCCGCAGAGGACAACCTATGCGTAGCTACGGGTGGTAAGATGCCTCACCTAGAGAATACGGCCAAGCTGCCACACTGGGAGCTGGCCAAGCAGTACGACCTCATAGACTTCGAGCTGGGAGTCAAGATAACGGGTGCTGGTTTCCCTGTGTATAAGGGTAGAGGTGCAAGACTACAGCGCGCCTTGATCAACTTCTTCCTCGACAGAGCTACGGCGGCTGGCTTTCAAGAGGTGGAGCCTCCTATTATGGTCAATGAGGCTTCCGGTATCGGTACGGGGCAGCTCCCTGACAAGGAGGGGCAGATGTACCACGCCCAGCTGGACAACCTCTACCTCATACCGACGGCTGAGGTGCCTGTGACGAACATCTTCCGTGATGTCATCCTAGAGGCTGACCAGCTTCCTGTCTGCTGCACCGCCTACACGCCCTGCTTCCGTCGTGAGGCGGGTTCGTATGGCAAGGATGTACGCGGGCTCAACCGCCTGCATCAGTTTGACAAGGTAGAGATCGTCTCCATCGACCGCCCCGACCACTCGTGGCAGCAGCTCGACAAGATGATCGCACACGTCAAGAGCCTCGTCGAGGAGCTAGAGCTTCCTTACCGTATCCTCCGTCTCTGTGGGGGTGACCTGAGCTTTACGAGTGCGATGACTTACGACTTTGAGGTCTTCTCGGCTGCGCAGGAGCGTTGGCTCGAGGTGAGCTCGGTCTCTAACTTCGAGAGCTATCAGGCCAACCGCCTGATGTGTCGCTACCGTGACCCTGAGGAGGGGATCACCCTCTGTCACACGCTCAACGGTAGTGCTCTCGCGCTGCCTCGCATTGTCGCTGCCCTCCTAGAGAACAATCAGACGCCCGAGGGCATTATCATCCCTGAGGCTCTGAGACCCTACACGGGCTTTGACAAGATAGACTAA
- the secG gene encoding preprotein translocase subunit SecG yields the protein MQIFLTILILIAAILLILIVIVQNSKGGGLAAGFGESNKYMGVRKTTDFLEKATWTLAGAMVVLSIASSFFVKPHVQAKQSESFIEQSQQSAPLLPQQPEATLPLPTAPAAETPAPAPAPDAQPEAPQPAE from the coding sequence ATGCAAATCTTTCTAACCATCCTGATCCTCATCGCAGCTATCCTGCTGATCCTTATCGTCATCGTCCAGAACTCTAAGGGCGGTGGTCTAGCAGCAGGCTTCGGCGAGAGCAATAAGTACATGGGGGTACGCAAGACGACAGACTTCCTCGAGAAGGCTACATGGACGCTCGCAGGAGCTATGGTCGTGCTCAGCATTGCCAGCTCTTTCTTCGTGAAGCCTCATGTACAAGCTAAGCAGAGCGAGAGCTTCATCGAGCAGTCTCAGCAGAGTGCACCTCTGCTACCTCAGCAACCAGAGGCTACACTGCCACTACCCACAGCTCCCGCAGCTGAGACGCCAGCTCCTGCTCCTGCTCCTGATGCGCAGCCTGAGGCTCCGCAGCCTGCTGAGTAA
- a CDS encoding LptE family protein, which produces MLLLMGTSCSIKYKFNGATIDYTRIKTVTIEDFPNQAPLVYPPLSQMFSERLREQFRRNTRLESVDANGDLILEGAIVGYELTPMAMQEDALSAMTRFTITVRVSYTNTVEEKKSFSGRTFTASQEFDSNNLFSDIQEGLANELIDDLVKQIFNATVEDW; this is translated from the coding sequence ATGCTCCTACTGATGGGGACGAGCTGCTCGATCAAGTATAAGTTCAATGGAGCCACCATCGACTACACGCGTATCAAGACGGTGACGATCGAAGACTTTCCCAATCAGGCTCCTCTGGTCTATCCGCCCCTGTCGCAGATGTTTTCGGAGCGCCTGCGGGAGCAGTTCCGACGCAATACGCGTCTCGAGTCCGTCGACGCCAATGGGGATCTGATCCTCGAGGGTGCTATCGTGGGGTATGAGCTCACTCCTATGGCGATGCAGGAGGATGCACTCTCAGCGATGACACGCTTTACGATCACGGTCCGCGTCTCTTACACCAATACGGTGGAGGAGAAAAAGAGCTTCTCGGGGCGCACTTTTACAGCCTCGCAAGAGTTTGACAGCAACAACCTCTTCTCAGACATTCAGGAGGGGCTAGCTAATGAGCTGATCGATGATCTGGTCAAGCAGATCTTTAACGCCACTGTAGAGGACTGGTAG
- a CDS encoding sigma-54 interaction domain-containing protein: MNVDLQQVMQRFGIVGRNPSFLRAIETAVQVAPTDLSVLVTGESGVGKEFFPKIIHAYSLRKHQGYVAVNCGAIPEGTIDSELFGHRKGSFTGAISDRKGYFEEADGGTIFLDEVGELPLATQARLLRVLESGEFIPVGASKPLKTDVRVVAATNVNIQEAIARGRFREDLYYRLSTVPIVVPPLRKRQEDIVLLFKLFASLSAEKNQIPMLEITPEAEELLRRYPWPGNIRELRNVTDRISILEYDRHLTAEDLRGYLPERSPELSTSLVPVGHQSDERSFANEREILYQVLFDMKRDITSLKQTIATMRQEPHYEPIHTTLVPTDMEPMHTEAEEVTEPDPESYPESHPEPYKQLAETPAEQPLLPDRPMTIDEAERILIMRALERHGGNKTEAAEELNISPRTLYRKLRSYGEE, from the coding sequence ATGAATGTGGATCTACAGCAGGTGATGCAACGCTTTGGTATCGTGGGACGCAATCCGAGCTTCCTACGAGCTATCGAGACGGCCGTACAGGTCGCCCCGACAGATCTATCTGTGCTGGTGACTGGCGAGAGCGGTGTCGGCAAGGAGTTCTTCCCCAAGATCATACACGCCTACAGTCTCCGCAAGCATCAAGGCTATGTGGCGGTCAATTGTGGAGCTATCCCTGAGGGTACGATCGACTCTGAGCTCTTCGGGCACCGCAAGGGTTCCTTCACGGGTGCTATCTCTGACCGCAAGGGTTACTTTGAGGAGGCGGACGGTGGCACGATCTTCCTCGATGAGGTGGGGGAGCTACCGCTGGCTACGCAGGCTCGTCTGCTCCGTGTCTTGGAGTCGGGAGAGTTTATCCCTGTAGGTGCCAGCAAGCCTCTCAAGACCGATGTGCGGGTGGTCGCTGCGACCAATGTCAATATACAGGAGGCGATAGCTCGTGGCCGCTTTCGCGAAGACCTCTACTATCGTCTCAGCACGGTGCCGATCGTGGTGCCTCCGCTACGTAAGCGGCAGGAGGATATAGTCCTGCTCTTCAAGCTCTTTGCTTCGCTTAGCGCGGAGAAGAACCAGATCCCGATGCTCGAGATCACGCCCGAAGCTGAGGAGCTATTGCGACGCTACCCGTGGCCAGGCAACATACGCGAGCTGCGCAACGTGACAGACCGCATCAGCATCTTAGAGTATGACCGTCATCTGACGGCTGAAGACCTTCGCGGCTATCTGCCTGAGAGGAGCCCTGAGCTGAGCACCTCGCTGGTCCCCGTGGGACATCAGTCGGATGAGCGTAGCTTTGCCAATGAGCGGGAGATACTTTACCAGGTGCTTTTTGATATGAAGCGAGACATTACCTCGCTCAAGCAGACCATCGCCACCATGCGTCAGGAGCCTCACTATGAGCCGATCCATACGACGCTTGTGCCTACCGATATGGAGCCTATGCACACAGAGGCCGAGGAGGTGACCGAGCCAGATCCAGAGTCTTACCCAGAGTCTCACCCAGAGCCTTACAAGCAGCTTGCAGAGACCCCTGCAGAGCAGCCGCTCCTACCTGACAGACCGATGACTATCGATGAGGCTGAGCGCATACTGATCATGCGTGCCTTGGAGCGACATGGGGGCAATAAAACAGAAGCTGCTGAGGAGCTCAACATCTCTCCACGCACACTATATCGTAAACTGCGCAGCTATGGCGAGGAGTAG
- a CDS encoding shikimate kinase has protein sequence MTLYLVGYMSAGKSTVGRMLAELLGYEFVDTDIYIESRFRQRVSDLFRLHGEEYFRQKERMILEEIAGLPDAVIATGGGLPVYHDNMDILLESGTVLYLRYSSEVLAQRLELTKRTRPSVAHLSGDELRQHIEESMRLRDPIYSRAHRIIDMEALAKQGISSETKIAHWIAQQLAAAE, from the coding sequence ATGACACTCTACCTAGTAGGCTATATGAGTGCTGGCAAAAGCACTGTGGGGCGTATGCTGGCGGAGCTCCTCGGCTATGAGTTTGTAGATACTGACATTTACATCGAGAGTCGCTTCCGTCAGCGGGTGTCAGACCTCTTTCGGCTGCATGGCGAGGAGTACTTTCGCCAGAAAGAGCGGATGATCCTAGAGGAGATCGCCGGGCTCCCCGATGCGGTCATCGCCACAGGCGGTGGGCTGCCTGTATACCACGACAATATGGATATACTCCTAGAGAGTGGCACGGTGCTTTACCTGCGTTATAGCAGTGAGGTGCTAGCTCAGCGACTGGAGCTCACCAAGCGCACCCGTCCCTCTGTGGCACACCTCTCGGGCGATGAGCTGCGACAACATATCGAGGAGTCCATGCGTCTGCGTGATCCTATCTACAGCCGCGCGCATCGGATCATCGATATGGAGGCTCTCGCCAAGCAGGGTATCTCCTCAGAGACGAAGATAGCACACTGGATCGCCCAGCAATTAGCCGCTGCCGAGTGA
- a CDS encoding HD family phosphohydrolase, translating to MTQFKTTHLYALLTFIFLALVITLLSPHDEETFQYQVVEGRPWMGEELLVAPFTFPIYKSDEMIQRERDSVRQTILPYYQIDTITGSKMLRKWDDDWSAKWSREVTDEAYYFYMHNYLKELYRNGIIEEEIASKLRQEDVLEVKLLSADQVSRLTPATLFSTPMEAYQQATERVPQGMSKSIVRKFDPSKYIEVNVYPNEAKTQQVIDDELRNLSKSMGVVQKGERIIGKGEIVSPHQYDILQSLRRVTEEQRDSNLRQVLPMSVGTFLIIASLLVGLWFFLFYYRPKIVKEYKNTLFLSLLILIYAILTIIFARMDLGAWVYAIPFVSVAILVRTFFESRTAVYVFLTTVLICALYVPFPLEFVVIQFVAGMVAVFSLRSLSSRAQIIRATFLIFVIYNVMTCSYSLMTGGALGSNDLSNLLYFSFNLIFNMFSYLLIYLIERSFGYVSNITLVELSDVNRPLPRQLSEQAPGTFQHSMQVALLASEAATAIGADARLVRAGAVYHDIGKMRNAAYFTENQGAINPHDQLTPTESAAVIIKHVTDGLAMAQKHNLPQAIQDFIRMHHGRGMTKYFYTQYCNEHPDETVDVDKFTYPGPNPNTKETGILMLADAIEASSRSLKDLSKETLIAHVNKIIDSIVADGLLNDTPLTFRDIQTIKDVFAEKLATIYHSRIAYPELKR from the coding sequence ATGACACAGTTCAAGACGACGCACCTCTATGCGCTGCTGACCTTTATCTTTCTGGCATTGGTTATCACGCTGCTCTCGCCACACGATGAGGAGACATTTCAGTATCAAGTGGTGGAGGGTAGGCCGTGGATGGGTGAGGAGCTCCTGGTGGCGCCTTTTACCTTCCCTATCTACAAGTCAGACGAGATGATACAGCGGGAGCGTGATAGTGTGCGCCAGACGATCCTGCCTTACTATCAGATCGATACGATCACCGGAAGTAAGATGCTACGTAAGTGGGACGATGACTGGAGCGCTAAGTGGAGCCGTGAGGTCACGGACGAAGCTTACTACTTCTACATGCACAACTACCTCAAGGAACTCTATCGTAACGGAATCATAGAGGAGGAGATAGCCTCTAAGCTCAGGCAGGAGGATGTGCTGGAGGTCAAGCTCCTAAGCGCTGATCAGGTGAGCCGTCTGACGCCAGCGACGCTCTTCTCGACACCCATGGAGGCGTATCAGCAAGCTACCGAGAGGGTGCCCCAGGGGATGAGTAAGTCGATCGTCCGAAAGTTTGACCCCAGCAAGTATATCGAGGTCAATGTCTATCCTAACGAGGCTAAGACGCAGCAGGTGATCGATGATGAGCTGCGTAATCTCTCTAAGTCTATGGGGGTGGTCCAAAAGGGGGAGCGCATCATCGGTAAGGGCGAGATCGTGAGTCCTCATCAGTACGACATCTTGCAGTCGCTGCGTCGCGTCACAGAGGAGCAGCGGGATAGTAACCTGCGACAGGTATTGCCGATGAGTGTGGGGACTTTCTTGATTATAGCTTCGCTGCTGGTGGGGTTGTGGTTCTTCCTCTTCTACTACCGGCCGAAGATTGTCAAGGAGTACAAGAACACGCTCTTCCTATCGCTGCTGATCCTCATCTATGCGATCTTGACGATCATCTTCGCGCGCATGGACCTGGGAGCATGGGTCTATGCGATCCCCTTTGTGTCGGTGGCGATACTGGTGCGTACCTTCTTCGAGTCTCGTACGGCGGTCTACGTCTTTCTCACGACGGTGCTGATCTGTGCGCTCTATGTGCCTTTTCCACTGGAGTTTGTCGTGATACAGTTTGTCGCTGGTATGGTGGCGGTCTTTAGCCTTCGATCGCTCTCCTCACGAGCACAGATCATCCGTGCCACCTTCCTCATCTTCGTCATATACAATGTGATGACCTGTAGCTACTCGCTGATGACGGGAGGGGCGCTGGGGAGTAATGACTTGAGCAATCTGCTCTACTTCTCGTTCAACCTGATCTTCAACATGTTTAGCTACCTGCTCATCTACCTCATCGAGAGAAGTTTCGGCTATGTCTCGAACATAACGCTCGTGGAGCTGAGCGACGTCAACCGACCTCTGCCACGGCAGCTCTCGGAGCAGGCTCCTGGCACCTTCCAGCACTCGATGCAGGTGGCACTCCTGGCGAGCGAGGCGGCTACCGCTATCGGTGCAGATGCTCGTCTCGTACGTGCTGGAGCCGTCTACCACGACATAGGCAAAATGCGCAATGCTGCATACTTTACGGAGAATCAGGGCGCGATCAATCCGCACGACCAACTCACCCCCACGGAAAGCGCTGCTGTCATCATCAAGCATGTGACCGACGGACTGGCTATGGCGCAAAAGCACAACCTCCCGCAGGCGATCCAAGACTTCATCCGTATGCACCATGGACGAGGCATGACGAAGTACTTCTACACCCAGTATTGCAACGAGCATCCTGACGAAACGGTCGATGTGGACAAGTTTACCTATCCAGGTCCTAACCCGAATACTAAGGAGACTGGTATCCTGATGCTGGCAGACGCTATCGAGGCAAGTAGCCGCAGCCTCAAGGATCTGAGCAAGGAAACCCTCATAGCACATGTCAATAAGATCATTGATTCGATCGTCGCTGATGGTCTGCTCAACGATACGCCTCTGACCTTTAGGGATATCCAGACGATCAAGGATGTTTTTGCTGAGAAGCTCGCCACGATCTATCACTCACGTATTGCCTACCCCGAGCTCAAGCGATGA